In one Lycium barbarum isolate Lr01 chromosome 7, ASM1917538v2, whole genome shotgun sequence genomic region, the following are encoded:
- the LOC132601926 gene encoding uncharacterized protein LOC132601926 — protein MQPRGPQITHLAYADDVIIFTSRTRSSIEMVLQQLRFYEECSSQLINANKSCFLVAPDTADNLIRALKLSTGYKHSDFPITYLGCPLCVGRKKIVLFNEVVSKIVRKTNSWQGKLLSLGGRAVLIKHVLQSQPLHLLVAINPPKTVIKQIEAYLAKFFWGSSDGKNRYH, from the coding sequence ATGCAGCCTCGTGGCCCTCAGATTACTCAtcttgcttatgcagatgatGTGATCATTTTCACATCTAGAACTCGGTCTTCTATTGAGATGGTCCTTCAACAGCTTAGGTTCTATGAGGAGTGTTCAAGTCAGCTGATCAATGCCAACAAAAGCTGCTTTTTAGTGGCTCCAGATACTGCTGATAATCTAATCCGGGCACTCAAACTCTCTACTGGCTACAAACATAGTGATTTTCCTATAACTTATCTGGGGTGTCCCCTTTGTGTGGGAAGAAAGAAGATTGTTTTATTCAATGAAGTGGTGTCCAAAATTGTAAGAAAAACCAATAGTTGGCAAGGTAAACTTTTATCTTTAGGGGGACGGGCAGTGCTCATCAAACATGTTTTGCAATCCCAACCCCTTCATCTTTTGGTTGCTATTAATCCCCCCAAGACTGTCATAAAACAAATTGAAGCTTACTTGGCCAAATTTTTTTGGGGATCCTCTGATGGGAAAAATCGATATCATTGA